AACGCGATGCCGTTGATGACGGAATGACGATTATCTCGCGCTTTCCAGAAGGTGATATTGAGGCCATTAATCTCCCTGATATCCTCGTCGATGAAGTTAATCCGTATTCCATTGTGATATGGTGAGTTACCGAAGCAGATCCCGGCGTCGTCTGCTCCAAGGTTCAAGGCGGCATCCACCGGGGCGGCACACACAAAAGTTGCGCTAATTAACAAAATTAGAAATAACACAGAATATTGATCGGGGAATTTCATCAGATTTCTCCCAAGGCAGATCAGGTTATGGGTCGAAGTCCGGCGACAATGGTAGAGACGAAATCCCAGGCGTCAATGTTCCATCTTCTCAGCGGCCGAAGGTTTTAGGGCCTCCGATGCTCCCTTTTGTGCTTATCCATTATTTCAGCCGCTCGCGCCTTTACCCTGTTTCGTCTGCATGAACTGCCGCTTCTTTTCCGCTTTAAGCCGCCTGCCCTCTTCCACCGCGGCAACGGTATCGATCGATTCGACGGTTTCATCGAACGCGCTGTTTACCGGCGCCTGGGAATTTATCTTGTACGTCGTCCCGGCCGGATCGCGGGTGAGAAATCCGTCATCGACCATCTCGCGCCGCAGGGCGGCGTGATCCGATCCGACAGACCGGCCGACACCCTCGAGCCATTCGATGAGTATCTCCTGAAGTTCTTTGTGCGAGTATTCCTTTTGGGGATTCATCGTCAAAACGATGCTTTTCAGCAGTACATGCCGGTCTTCTTCTTTTTTTGGTAAACCTGGCAGGTCTTTCATACAGAGTGAAACAAGCCTTCGTTTGAATGTCTCTCCATCCATGCGTTTTTCTCCCAGGTGCGTTCCCTTTAACAAACAATCTCGCCGCGCATATACTCGACTGCCTGGCCGCCGATAATGACACGATCTCCCTCAAGCTTGCAAAGGAGATCGCCGCCGCGGGCGGAAACCTGTCGCGCCGTCAGCTCATTTTTGTTCAACCTTTTGGCCCAATAGGGGATCAATGTGCAATGCGCCGACCCCGTCACCGGATCCTCATTGATACCCCCCTTCGGCACAAAGAAACGGGAGACAAAATCGACGTCATCGCCCGGGGCGGTTACAATGACGGAAAAGGCCTCCAGTGCGGCGATGGCTTGAAAATCGGGCTCCATCTCCACAATTTCGGATGCCGAATCGAATACCGCCATGAGATCGCGCGCGAGATGAACTTCACTCGGCTTGGCGCCCAGCGCCTTTACCAAATCGGGTTCCACGGAGGCGGGTTTCGCCGGTCTCGCGGGGAAATTCAGGTATAGATAATCCCCGGATTTTGTCACTGTCAGGAGACCGCTTTGCGTTTCAAAACATATCTTGTCGCTGGCGGCGCGTCCCTCATTGTAGAGAACGAAAGCCGACGCCAGAGTCGCATGCCCGCAAAGATCAATCTCCATTGTCGGAGTAAACCACCGCAGCTTGTAATTTGAACCATTCGGCAGAACGAATGCCGTCTCGGAAAGATTGTTTTCCGCGGCAATGGCCTGTTGGATGTAATCGGGCATCTCTTCATCAAGGAGGACGACCCCTGCGGGATTGCCTCCAAAACAACTCTCGGTGAAAGCGTCGATTTGGTAGATTGGAAGATTCATCGCGGCCTCCATGGCGGTTGGGTCCTTCTGAATACCATAGGGGAGTCTTCAGACCTCTAGAATTCTTCAAAAAGGGCGGGATTTCAAGCAGTTTTCGGCCGTTGAGAGCAGGCCCGCCGGGGTCTTGTCCGGAGCTTCCACCGGATGCTACATTAGAACCTCTTTAGACCCTCTTCTTCGAAGGACCCTATGAGGATTTGACACATGACGGATAGTGACAGCGCGAATTCACTCGGCGAGCGGAATTATACCCCCTTCGCCGATCGCTACGCCGCCGCGGTCGAAACAAAACCGCATAATGCTTATCTGGAACGGCCGGCGACGCTGTCGCTTCTGCCTCCGGTTAGGAACAAGAGAGTCCTGGATGCGGGATGCGGCCCCGGTCACAACTCCGAATGGCTTCTCGAACAGGGCGCCCTCGTTAAATCCGTCGATGTCACACCGAGATTTGTTGAAATCGCCCGCCGCAGGCTTGGGAACCGCGTCGATGTCAGACAAGCGGATCTGAACGAACCCCTGGAATTTCCGGACGGCTCTTTCGATCTTGTGCTCTGCTCCCTGGTATTTGATTACATTCCCGACCTTAGCAAGCCTCTTGGCGAGTTTTACCGGCTGCTGGCTCAATCCGGTATCCTGGTCTTCTCCATGGGCCATCCGACCAATGATGTTCGTCTCTTCCCCGATCGCGATTACTTTTCCACCGAACTCAAAGCGTGGACTTGGACGGGATTCGGCGAGCCGAATCCGGTTGTGGAATGGTATTGCCGGCCCTTGAGTGAAATCTTGAATCCCCTGGCCGAGACGGGCTTCAGATTCGATAAGATTCTGGAGATGCAACCGACCAAGGAATATAGGGCGGCCGACCCAGAAGAATACGAACGGCTCATGCGAAAACCATCGTTCCTCTGTATCAGGGCTGTTAAGGGATGATGGCATAGAGAGTCATCACGATAGGAACAGGATTCTAATCCAGATCGATATACCAAAAAAGCATCGCTTCATGAGCCACGGCCGGTACGGCGGCATAACCGTATCGATGAATGGCGCCGAGATGGCATCCCTGCATCATATAGAATTTGCATGCCGGAACATTGATATTCTGGGTCTCAATCTTCATTTGCCGGTAATGCCTCGCTTTCGCCCAGCTCAACGCATACTGAAATAACTTTCCCCCGAATCCTTGATTTCGGACATCCGGCGCGATGCGAAGATCCCATAAAACAGCCAGGTCGTTCCGGCCCTCGAGCATATGTACGGTGTCGGACTTCACCGCGACCGCGGCGCCGCCGGATGGCTGTCCGTCAAGCAGCATAAGAAAGAAGCCCCAATGTTGTACATTAAATTTCTTTGGCCAATTTTCCGGCCCTGAATGATCCAACGCGTCGTAATCCTTCAT
This window of the Candidatus Eisenbacteria bacterium genome carries:
- a CDS encoding DUF2087 domain-containing protein; the encoded protein is MDGETFKRRLVSLCMKDLPGLPKKEEDRHVLLKSIVLTMNPQKEYSHKELQEILIEWLEGVGRSVGSDHAALRREMVDDGFLTRDPAGTTYKINSQAPVNSAFDETVESIDTVAAVEEGRRLKAEKKRQFMQTKQGKGASG
- a CDS encoding methyltransferase domain-containing protein, whose amino-acid sequence is MTDSDSANSLGERNYTPFADRYAAAVETKPHNAYLERPATLSLLPPVRNKRVLDAGCGPGHNSEWLLEQGALVKSVDVTPRFVEIARRRLGNRVDVRQADLNEPLEFPDGSFDLVLCSLVFDYIPDLSKPLGEFYRLLAQSGILVFSMGHPTNDVRLFPDRDYFSTELKAWTWTGFGEPNPVVEWYCRPLSEILNPLAETGFRFDKILEMQPTKEYRAADPEEYERLMRKPSFLCIRAVKG
- a CDS encoding PhzF family phenazine biosynthesis protein; the encoded protein is MNLPIYQIDAFTESCFGGNPAGVVLLDEEMPDYIQQAIAAENNLSETAFVLPNGSNYKLRWFTPTMEIDLCGHATLASAFVLYNEGRAASDKICFETQSGLLTVTKSGDYLYLNFPARPAKPASVEPDLVKALGAKPSEVHLARDLMAVFDSASEIVEMEPDFQAIAALEAFSVIVTAPGDDVDFVSRFFVPKGGINEDPVTGSAHCTLIPYWAKRLNKNELTARQVSARGGDLLCKLEGDRVIIGGQAVEYMRGEIVC
- a CDS encoding GNAT family N-acetyltransferase — its product is MKEEILSIGPEQLSTYASIPIRFEVNTELRARQIDGGLGGIKLEEIPVSSPYMKDYDALDHSGPENWPKKFNVQHWGFFLMLLDGQPSGGAAVAVKSDTVHMLEGRNDLAVLWDLRIAPDVRNQGFGGKLFQYALSWAKARHYRQMKIETQNINVPACKFYMMQGCHLGAIHRYGYAAVPAVAHEAMLFWYIDLD